AGCTGTCCGGGGTGAGCCCGCTGTTCGCCCGGCTGTGGGAGAGCGGCGACGTGGCGGAGCCGGGACGGCGGGTGAAGGGTTTCCGGCATCCGGCGGTGGGCGAACTGCGGATGACCTCGTTGTCGCTGTCGATCCATGGGATGCCGGAGTGCCGGATCGTCGTCTACACACCGGACGACGAGCAGACGGCACAGCGCACGGCCCTGTTGACGGCAATGAAAAATCCCGCCCTGTGAGGACGGGATCTTCGTCTGTGGAGCTAAGGAGAATTGAACTCCTGACCTCCTGCATGCCATGCAGGCGCTCTACCAACTGAGCTATAGCCCCTTGCTGAGTTCTTCCCGCTCGGCGGGGCGAACAAGAAGAACTTTAGCCTGCGACCTGCCAGAAAGTGAAATCCGCTCAGTCGTCGTCGCCGAGCACCGGTTCCGGCAGCGTGCCGGCGTTGTGCTCGAGGAGACGCCAGCCGCGGGCACCTTCGCCGAGGACGGACCAGCAGCAGTTGGAGAGGCCGCCGAGGCTCTCCCAGTGCCGGGTCTCCAGACCGAGGAGCCGGCCGATGGTGGTGCGGATCGTGCCGCCGTGGCTGACCACGACGAGCGTGCCGTTGTCGGGGAGCTTGTCGGCGTGCCGGGTCACCACGGGGGCGGCGCGGTCGGCCACCTCGCTCTCCAGTTCGCCGCCGCCGCGGCGGACCGGCTCACCGCGCTTCCACGCGGCGTACTCCTCACCGTGCGCGGCGATGATCTCGTCGTGCGTCAGCCCCTGCCAGACGCCCGCGTAGGTCTCGCGCAGGCCCTCGTCGTGGCTGACGTCGAGACCGGTGAGCGCGGCGAGCTCGGCGGCCGTGTTCGCGGCCCGCTTGAGGTCCGAGGCGACGATCGCGTCGGGCTCCAGGGAGGCGAGCAGCCGGGCGGCCCGGCGGGCCTGGGCCACGCCGGTCTCGGTGAGCTCCACGTCCGTGGTGCCCTGGAAGCGGCGCTCCACGTTCCAGGCGGTCTGGCCGTGCCGCCACAGGATGACGCGGCGGCCCCGGCCGGGCCGCCCTGCCGTCACCTCACCGGTGGCGCTCATCGCCAGTCACCACCGAGGTCCTCGGCGTCCTCGGCGGCCTTCAGCTTGGCGTGCTCCTCGGCCTTGCCGCGGGTGGCCTTGGCGTCCTCGGGCAGGTCGAGCTCGGGGCAGTCCTTCCACAGCCGCTCCAGGGCGTAGAAGACGCGCTCCTCGCTGTGCTGGACGTGGACGACGATGTCGACGTAGTCGAGCAGGACCCAGCGGGCCTCGCGGTCGCCCTCGCGGCGCACCGGCTTGACGCCGAGCTCCTTCTGGAGCCGCTCCTCGATCTCGTCGACGATCGACTTGACCTGGCGGTCGTTGGGCGCGGAGGCCAGCAGGAAGGCGTCCGTGATCGACAGTACGTCGCTGACGTCGTAGGCGATGATGTCGTGCGCGAGCTTGTCGGCGGCCGCCTGTGCGGCGGTGTGGATGAGCTCGATGGAGCGGTCAGTGGCGGTCACTACACGGCTTTCGGTCGGCGGTCACTTGACATCAAGGGTCTCACGGACCGCCGACGGCTCCCCATTCCTTTGACGATCACGCCGTGGGGCCGGGTCGCGGACGTCCGCGACCCGGCCCTGTGACCCGGTTCCCGCCGGTCTTCCGGCCGGTTACGACGCCGAGGGCTCGTAGTCCTGGCCGAGGACCACGGAGACGTTCGCGTTGGAGGAGGTCTTGCCCTTGGTGACGGCGCTGGTGGGCAGGCCCAGGGTCTTGGCGACCTCGGTGGCGTTCTCCTTGTCGGCGGCGTCGGTGTAGACGACCTCGGAGGCGCTCCGGGCGGCGGACGCGGTGCCGCCCTCCAGGAAGGTGAAGCCGCCGTTGAGGAGCACGATGCGGGCCTTCTCGGAGTTGCCCTTGACGCCGCTGGCGTTCTGGACGGAGACGCGGACGGCGGCATCCTTGTCGGGGCTCTTCGCGGTGCCGCCGAGGACGTCCTTGACGACGCTGTCGCTGGCCTGGGCGCTCAGCGTGCCGTCGGTCTGGACGGGCAGCAGGGCGGTCTTGTAGTCGCCGCCCTTGGCGAGGTCAGCGAGCTTGGCGAGGAAGGTGCCGAGGTCCTTGTCGGTGAGCGAGGGGTCGAGGATCTGTGCCAGCGTCTGGACGGTGACCGTGGCGCCCTGCGCGTCGGAGGACACCTTGCGCAGCACGCCCTGCATGACCTGCCCGAACCGCTCCAGCTGGGCGTTCTGGGCCTCGCCGGAGGCGCGGTAGGTGGCGTAGGCGACGGCCGCCTTGCCGCCGAGGGTCCGGTCCTTGCCCTTGCTCACCAGGGGCGCGGTGCCCTTCTTGCCGTCCGGGTCGGGCACGTCGGCGTTGGTGTCGACCTCGATGTTGCCGATGATGTCGACGAGGTTCTGCAGGTAGGGGGTGTCCAGGCGCCAGGTGCCCTGGATCTCGGTCCCGAGGACCGTGTCGATGGCCTCGCGGGTGCCGGAGGAGCCGTCGTCCTCGACCGACTTGGCGAGCGTGGTCGTGGAGCCGTCGTCGTCGGCCACGGCGAGGGAGTTGGGGAGCAGGACCGTGGTGCCCTGCTCGGTGGTGGTGTTGTCGACGAGCAGCGCCGTGGAGGTGCCGCCCTTCTTGGTGTTGTGCAGGTGGACGACGATCACGTCGCGCTTCTGGGCGGCCGCGGAGGTGGCCGTGCCCGTCTTGGAGTCGGAGGAGGACAGGCCGGGCAGCTTCCCGGCGTACCAGAGGTAGCCGACGCCGCCGACCGCGGTCAGCGCCAGGA
Above is a window of Streptomyces sp. NBC_00490 DNA encoding:
- a CDS encoding histidine phosphatase family protein, which gives rise to MSATGEVTAGRPGRGRRVILWRHGQTAWNVERRFQGTTDVELTETGVAQARRAARLLASLEPDAIVASDLKRAANTAAELAALTGLDVSHDEGLRETYAGVWQGLTHDEIIAAHGEEYAAWKRGEPVRRGGGELESEVADRAAPVVTRHADKLPDNGTLVVVSHGGTIRTTIGRLLGLETRHWESLGGLSNCCWSVLGEGARGWRLLEHNAGTLPEPVLGDDD
- the rsfS gene encoding ribosome silencing factor yields the protein MTATDRSIELIHTAAQAAADKLAHDIIAYDVSDVLSITDAFLLASAPNDRQVKSIVDEIEERLQKELGVKPVRREGDREARWVLLDYVDIVVHVQHSEERVFYALERLWKDCPELDLPEDAKATRGKAEEHAKLKAAEDAEDLGGDWR
- a CDS encoding LCP family protein, translating into MNDRYDAGHGGDHDDRYELVGYDEYGRPIYQPAAQQQPQQQPYDPYAQQQGYGYDPYAAGGQQTGQYPGQSYDPYGTGQQAPVPSYDPYGNGAAQGAPGAPGTSYDPYGHAAASGQQPRVAEQTAYIPQQAGPAEETDVAAGDGRSERDYATGQFAFVEEPDTDSEDVIDWLNFTENRTERREEAKRRARSRLVALVVVLALTAVGGVGYLWYAGKLPGLSSSDSKTGTATSAAAQKRDVIVVHLHNTKKGGTSTALLVDNTTTEQGTTVLLPNSLAVADDDGSTTTLAKSVEDDGSSGTREAIDTVLGTEIQGTWRLDTPYLQNLVDIIGNIEVDTNADVPDPDGKKGTAPLVSKGKDRTLGGKAAVAYATYRASGEAQNAQLERFGQVMQGVLRKVSSDAQGATVTVQTLAQILDPSLTDKDLGTFLAKLADLAKGGDYKTALLPVQTDGTLSAQASDSVVKDVLGGTAKSPDKDAAVRVSVQNASGVKGNSEKARIVLLNGGFTFLEGGTASAARSASEVVYTDAADKENATEVAKTLGLPTSAVTKGKTSSNANVSVVLGQDYEPSAS